Within the Sulfurospirillum barnesii SES-3 genome, the region AAAAATAAAAATTGACTCCCCCAATAAACACAAATCCCCTTTTGGAGTGATGGATATGGCAAAAGCAGGTCAATACGACTTAGCTTATACCGCTTCATACTACTACAAAGGTAAAGATTATAAGCTTGTGTTTTTTACAACCGTTCCTTTTGGTATGCTCAGTTCTGAGCAATACGCTTGGTATAACTACGGTGGTGGTAAAGAGTTGGCGGCTAAAGTTTACGGCGAACACGGTTTGATTTCTTACCCTATGGGAACAACGGGGATGCAAATGGGTGGTTGGTTTAAAAAAGAGATTAAATCTTTAGAAGACCTCAAAGGCTTAAAATTCCGTATCCCTGGACAAGGTGGCGAAGTGATGGCGAAACTGGGTGTTAATGCGATGAGTACACCTCCAGGTGAGCTTTACACAGCACTAGAGCGCAACACGATTGATGCGGTTGAGTGGATTTCTCCTGTGTTTGACTTTGCGATGGGCTTTCATAAGCTAGCCAATTACTACTACACAGGTTGGCAAGAGCCTGCAAGCGAAATTCAACTCCTTGCTAACAAAAAGAAAATTGATGCACTCCCTGCTGATTTAAGAGCGATTTTAGAAACAGCAATTAAAGCCGTAGGCGCTCAGTTGATAGAACAATCAACCCATGCCAATGCTGAAGCATGGGCAAACATTGCCAAAGATTACCCTAATGTTAAAGTACAACAATTCCCATCCGATGTTATGGCAGCTTTGAAAAAAGCAGCTATCGAAATTGAAGACGAACAAGCAGCAAAAGATCCTGTCTTTAAAGAGATTTTGGACTCTCAGCGTGCGTACTTGGCAAAAGTTCGTCCATGGACACTCATGGGTGAATACGGTTACCTGAAACAACTCGAAAAATAATATTACCCGTGTTAGAGGACTATCCTCTAACACATTTTGTGCTAGGAGTGCTGGTTTTCCCAGCTGAGATAAGAGAGATGACTCTTAAATCCTTGACCTGATCTGGATAATGCCAGCGTAGGAAAGCTTCTTCTTTTTCTATTCTTCCATTTATCCTTCACATTTACATGTAAAAAGGAAAATGATGCGATTCATACTATGTATCTTATGCTTATCTGCAAGCGTTGTTTTTGCTGAGTCAAAAATCTATACCCTTACTCTCGCCTCTTCTTGGGGTGAACAGATTCCTATTTTAGGAAGCGCTCCTTATAAAGTAGCCAAACTTGCTGAGGAGATGTCGCAAGGACGCTTAATCATCAAAGTTGATTTACCCCAAAAGCACAAAGCCCCCTTAGGCATTATGGATATGGTCAAAGAAGGGCTTTACGATATAGGCTACACAACGCCTGTGTATTACAAGGGCAAAGACTATAAGTTGGTCTTTTTTATGACCGTCCCTTTTGGTATGACCACCACAGAACAGTACGCTTGGTATTATTACGGTGGGGGCAAAACACTCAGCGAAAAAGTCTATGCACCCCATGGTCTTATCTCTTACCCAGGAGGAAGTGTGGGTATATCGATGGGCGGTTGGTTTAAAAAAGAGATTGTATCCTTAGAGGATTTAAAAGGTTTAAAAATTCGCATTTCAGGACAAGGTGGCGATGTGATGGCTCGCCTTGGTGTCAATGCCCTTAGCACCTCTCCAGGAGAGCTTTATATGGCAATGGAGACAGGTCTTTTGGACGCTGTTGAGTGGATAAGTCCTGCGTTTGATATGGCGATGGGCTTTCACAAAGTTGCACCTTATTACTACACAGGTTGGAGTAAGCCTAGCGGTGAAGGGCAATACCTTGTCAATCAAAAAAAGTTTCATACCTTGCCTCAGGATCTAAAGCGCATCTTAGAGAGTGCCATCAAAATCACCGCACGAGAGCTTCTTGATGAGTCTAATGATGCCAACGCAAAAACATGGGCAAAGATGCAACACGAGTACCCACACATCAAAATCAACCATTTTCCAAAAGAAGTTATGAACGCACTCAAAAAAGCAGCACACGAGGTCGAGGAAGAACAAGCCAACAAAGATGCACTTTACAAAGAGATTTTAGAATCCCAACGCTCTTATATCGCTAAGATTCGCCCTTGGAGTATGATGGGTGAAGTGGATTATTTGAGCGAAATAGCCAAATAGAATCCTTACATGTAAGGATTCTACGCTTTAGGGCGAAAGGGTTTGATGACCTCTTCATGACACGTTAAATACGCTCCGCCAATGAGGTCAATACAATAAGGCACGGCGGGGAAAACAGCGTCCAAGCACTCACGAATGGATTTGGGTTTTCCAGGCAAATTGATGATAAGGCTTTTACCTCTAATGCCCGCTACTTGGCGTGAAAGAATTGCCGTTGGAACATACTTTAGGCTTACTTGACGCATGAGTTCACCAAAGCCAGGCATCATCTTCTCACACACCGCTTCTGTGGCTTCGGGAGTAACATCACGAAGAGCCGGACCTGTGCCACCTGTGGTGACAATTAAAGAGCACTCTTGAACATCTGCCATATCTTTGAGCGCTTCTTCAATAAGACTCTGCTCATCAGGAATCACCTCATACACACGTTCCCACTCACAACTTAAATATTCACCTAAAACGTCCATAATCGCTTTTCCAGAAAGGTCTTCATACACACCTGCACTCGCACGATCTGAAACGGTTAAAATACCTATTTTTGCTTTCATCCAAACGCTCCTATTTTTTTAAACGCACTCTTACACTCGCCTCATGCGCACCCAGTCCTTCAGTATGTGCCAAAAGCGCACACGCTTCACCGATTTCATCCAGTCCTTGTTTGCTCATGCTGATGATGGAAGAACGTTTTAAAAAGTTTTCAACACCCAAAGGTGAGTAAAACTTCGCTGTTCCTCCCGTTGGAAGCGTATGATTGGGCCCTGCGATGTAATCACCGATGGGCTCAGGCGTGTAAGCCCCCATAAAAATAGCCCCTGCATGGCGAATACGAGGCAGTAAATCAAACGGGTGCGATGTCACCACTTCTAAGTGCTCAGGTGCGATTTGGTTCATCAAATCCACCGCTTCGTCCATGCTAGACGTCACAATAATCGCCCCACGCTCTTTAATCGAAACCTCGGCAATCGCTTTACGCTCTAATGTTTCAAGCCACGCATACACCTCGTCACGTGTTTTTTCGGCGATTTCCAAAGAAGGTGTGATAAGAATAGAACTTGCCATTTCATCGTGTTCGGCTTGAGAGAGCAAATCAATCGCCAAATGGTGAGGGTTCGCACTCGCATCTGCTAGCACACCAATCTCACTAGGCCCTGCTATCATGTCGATGTTCACTTCACCAAAAACGAGTTTCTTAGCCGTCGCAACAAAAATATTGCCAGGACCTGTGATGACATCCACTTTAGGAATGCTCCCAGTGCCATACGCCATCGCTGCAATAGCACTCGCACCGCCTACCTTATACGCCTTTTGGATGCCACACAAGTGCATCGCAGCCAGTAGCAAAGGATTAAGCTCATTATGAGGGGCTGGAGTACAAACGACAATCTCTTTCACACCTGCCACAATAGCGGGAATGGCATTCATCAAAAGTGAGCTTGGGTACGCCGCTTTGCCACCAGGAATGTAAAGCCCAGCTCTGTCCACGGGGGTGACTTTTTGCCCCAAAACCGTGCCATTGTCTTCAAAATCAAGCCATGATTTTGGCATGAGTTTTTCATGGTAAGCATAAATGCGTTTATACGCAAGTTCCAGTGCTTCTCTTAGTTTTGCATCAAGCGCATCGTAGGCTTTTTTCATAGCATCCGTGGAGACTTCTAGTGAAGCGTCATTTTCAACATGCCATTTATCAAATTTTTCAATATGGCGTTTTAAAGCCTCATTACCTTCTATTTTAATCTCCGCAATAATACCACTCACGATTTTAGAGACATTGTCCATATCCATATGCCCTCGACGTAAAAGTTCATCAAATTGGGCTTTAAAATTTTCTTCATTTGTTTTTAAAAGTAGCATAATTTCTCCTTTATAAGGTCTTCATTATAGTTTTTTTTCGCTTATAGCGTTCTTCCATCGAGATATTACCCAAAAGACCGCCTTGGTGGAGGTAAATGGGGTCTCCTTGAAGTGTGGGTAAATGCTCTAAAAAAACACTCCATCCCACGGGGTCATAGACCAAATCAAACTCCACACCCATTTCTGTCTTTAATTTTTCCCATAATACATACAATTCTATGTATAATTTTCCATAATGGTACTTCTTGGAACCTTCCAAAATTCTAGGATAACAACGCAAAGAAGGCTCAACCATTTCCCACTGCTGTTGTAAATAAGCACTATTGCCAACGGTGTTACATGTAAAGATGGGAAAAGGCAAATGCTTTTGCAAAAAAAGTGCGGTGGTTCCAGTACCCGAGGGTAAAAAAAGGTAAGGCTCTTTGAGTCCTGCTTGATAGACATCGGCTTTGAGTTCCTCGGCTAAGCGTTGCATACCTTCTTCCGCCTCTCTTTGCCGTCCCCCTTCACTTACATGTAAACTGTGCTCATCGAGATATTCAAGCACGGTATCTTCACGAGCATGTGACTCAATCACCCTCATACCATTCTCCAAAGCCGCTTGATAGTTGCCTATGGGATTCTCTTTTAAAAACGAAGGGATATGGTCGCACACATAGAAAAATTCCCAATTTTTGAGACGAGCTAAAACGGAGAGCGAATACATAGCATTGGATTGGTTGGAGCCTGAGCTTACAATGCGTTTAATATGAGGGAAATCATGCGTTAAAAAATAGTGAAACTTTCGTGCTTTATTGCCTGAAAAATCAGGATGCAAAAGGTCATCACGTTTGAGGTAGAAGGTACGGTTATGAAAAAAGTGTGATTCAAAAATGGAAGGAGAAAACATGTTTACATGTAACGTAAAGAAAGCCTCAAACGAGGCTTTCAAAAAGATTAGTTACGATTCATACAATTAAGGTCTTCAAAGGCTTGAAGCAAGCGATTTTTCACTGCTTCTTCACCAGGACGAAGCCATTTGCGTGGGTCATAGTATTTTTTATTAGGCTTATCTTCACCCTCTGGGTTACCAATTTGTCCTTGAAGGTATGCAGCATATTTTTCAATATACCCCTTTGTTCCTTCCCAAAATGCCCACTGTGTATCGGTGTCAATGTTCATTTTAATGACACCATAACCCACCGCTTCACGAATATCAGCGAGTTCACTGCCACTTCCACCATGAAAAACAAAATTGACAGGTTTTGCTTCTGTTTTAAATTTTTCCTCAATGTATTTTTGAGAATTATCTAAAATTTTTGGTGTTAAATGCACGTTCCCTGGTTTATAAACCCCATGCACATTGCCAAAAGAAGCAGCAATGGTAAAATTTGGACTCACTTTCATGAGCTCTTCATACGCATACGCAACATCTTGAGGTTGCGTGTACAAAGCAGAATTATCCATGTGTGAATTGTCCACACCGTCTTCTTCGCCGCCTGTGCATCCAAGTTCTATCTCTAAGGTCATTCCCATTTTACTCATTCTCTTAAGGTAGGCAACACACGTTTGAACATTCTCCACCAAAGGCTCTTCCGAGAGATCAAGCATATGTGAACTAAAAAGAGGTTTGCCTGTTTTTGCAAAATGCGCTTCACTGGCATCTAAGAGACCATCAATCCATGGTAGGAGTTTACGTGCGGCGTGGTCTGTATGCAAAATGACAGCCACTCCATAAGCCTCTGCTACAGTATGGACATGCAATGCCCCACTGATAGCGCCCAAAATACCTGCTTGAAGCCCACCAACCCCTTTACCTGCGTAAAACTCAGCGCCTCCATTGGAAAACTGAACAATCACAGGAGAGTTAGCCACTTTTGCTGCTTCTAACACCGCATTGATGGAGTTCGTGCCCACAACATTCACCGCAGGAAGTGCGTAATGATTTGCTTTAGCAATAGCAAATAGTTTTGCTACATCATCCCCTGTCACAACACCTGCTTGGATACAATCAAAAATTTTTGCATTTACCATAAAAAAACGCCCTTTACTTTGGTCTTAAATTACTTAAGTGTTACTTTCGCACCTTGACGTAGTTTTTGAGCTTTATCAGCAACTTCAACACGGAATTTTTCCATTTTTAAACCATTTTCAATTTGAGGTTTCACCATCTCAAACGACGCTTTTTCAGCTGCTTTGGTATCTTCAACTAAAATAACATGGTAGCCAAA harbors:
- the fbaA gene encoding class II fructose-bisphosphate aldolase gives rise to the protein MVNAKIFDCIQAGVVTGDDVAKLFAIAKANHYALPAVNVVGTNSINAVLEAAKVANSPVIVQFSNGGAEFYAGKGVGGLQAGILGAISGALHVHTVAEAYGVAVILHTDHAARKLLPWIDGLLDASEAHFAKTGKPLFSSHMLDLSEEPLVENVQTCVAYLKRMSKMGMTLEIELGCTGGEEDGVDNSHMDNSALYTQPQDVAYAYEELMKVSPNFTIAASFGNVHGVYKPGNVHLTPKILDNSQKYIEEKFKTEAKPVNFVFHGGSGSELADIREAVGYGVIKMNIDTDTQWAFWEGTKGYIEKYAAYLQGQIGNPEGEDKPNKKYYDPRKWLRPGEEAVKNRLLQAFEDLNCMNRN
- the hisD gene encoding histidinol dehydrogenase, encoding MLLLKTNEENFKAQFDELLRRGHMDMDNVSKIVSGIIAEIKIEGNEALKRHIEKFDKWHVENDASLEVSTDAMKKAYDALDAKLREALELAYKRIYAYHEKLMPKSWLDFEDNGTVLGQKVTPVDRAGLYIPGGKAAYPSSLLMNAIPAIVAGVKEIVVCTPAPHNELNPLLLAAMHLCGIQKAYKVGGASAIAAMAYGTGSIPKVDVITGPGNIFVATAKKLVFGEVNIDMIAGPSEIGVLADASANPHHLAIDLLSQAEHDEMASSILITPSLEIAEKTRDEVYAWLETLERKAIAEVSIKERGAIIVTSSMDEAVDLMNQIAPEHLEVVTSHPFDLLPRIRHAGAIFMGAYTPEPIGDYIAGPNHTLPTGGTAKFYSPLGVENFLKRSSIISMSKQGLDEIGEACALLAHTEGLGAHEASVRVRLKK
- a CDS encoding TRAP transporter substrate-binding protein, which translates into the protein MRFILCILCLSASVVFAESKIYTLTLASSWGEQIPILGSAPYKVAKLAEEMSQGRLIIKVDLPQKHKAPLGIMDMVKEGLYDIGYTTPVYYKGKDYKLVFFMTVPFGMTTTEQYAWYYYGGGKTLSEKVYAPHGLISYPGGSVGISMGGWFKKEIVSLEDLKGLKIRISGQGGDVMARLGVNALSTSPGELYMAMETGLLDAVEWISPAFDMAMGFHKVAPYYYTGWSKPSGEGQYLVNQKKFHTLPQDLKRILESAIKITARELLDESNDANAKTWAKMQHEYPHIKINHFPKEVMNALKKAAHEVEEEQANKDALYKEILESQRSYIAKIRPWSMMGEVDYLSEIAK
- a CDS encoding 1-aminocyclopropane-1-carboxylate deaminase/D-cysteine desulfhydrase, translating into MKASFEAFFTLHVNMFSPSIFESHFFHNRTFYLKRDDLLHPDFSGNKARKFHYFLTHDFPHIKRIVSSGSNQSNAMYSLSVLARLKNWEFFYVCDHIPSFLKENPIGNYQAALENGMRVIESHAREDTVLEYLDEHSLHVSEGGRQREAEEGMQRLAEELKADVYQAGLKEPYLFLPSGTGTTALFLQKHLPFPIFTCNTVGNSAYLQQQWEMVEPSLRCYPRILEGSKKYHYGKLYIELYVLWEKLKTEMGVEFDLVYDPVGWSVFLEHLPTLQGDPIYLHQGGLLGNISMEERYKRKKTIMKTL
- a CDS encoding TRAP transporter substrate-binding protein, yielding MRFIVTLVMALLSFSTFAHAQTNEKVYTLSLATTWAEQVPFLGTAPATLAHMVETMSNGRLKIKIDSPNKHKSPFGVMDMAKAGQYDLAYTASYYYKGKDYKLVFFTTVPFGMLSSEQYAWYNYGGGKELAAKVYGEHGLISYPMGTTGMQMGGWFKKEIKSLEDLKGLKFRIPGQGGEVMAKLGVNAMSTPPGELYTALERNTIDAVEWISPVFDFAMGFHKLANYYYTGWQEPASEIQLLANKKKIDALPADLRAILETAIKAVGAQLIEQSTHANAEAWANIAKDYPNVKVQQFPSDVMAALKKAAIEIEDEQAAKDPVFKEILDSQRAYLAKVRPWTLMGEYGYLKQLEK
- the mog gene encoding molybdopterin adenylyltransferase, whose protein sequence is MKAKIGILTVSDRASAGVYEDLSGKAIMDVLGEYLSCEWERVYEVIPDEQSLIEEALKDMADVQECSLIVTTGGTGPALRDVTPEATEAVCEKMMPGFGELMRQVSLKYVPTAILSRQVAGIRGKSLIINLPGKPKSIRECLDAVFPAVPYCIDLIGGAYLTCHEEVIKPFRPKA